From the genome of Buchnera aphidicola (Muscaphis stroyani), one region includes:
- the trpS gene encoding tryptophan--tRNA ligase codes for MTDFKPILFSAVQPSGKLTIGNYIGTMQYWSQMQNDYQCLYCIADLHALTSLKKSKNLQKSIFDTLGFYLACGLDPKKSIIFVQSHVYHHCQLNWILSCFSRFGELLRMTQFKKNRKIDGNNFQHVNVGLFNYPILMAADILLYQTNLVPVGKDQKQHLELARKIACRFNSLYGNIFKLPAPLIRNFGSKIMALLEPSKKMSKSDVNKNNVIFLMDDIPSAMLKIKNSVTDSDLPPKIYYNTQKKLGISNLLEILSATTKKTISVLEKELDGVMYSEFKKIVADSLSKFLSKLQKSYFSYRLDETYLKKIVFEGAIQAKIKSEETIKKIHSILGLTTFF; via the coding sequence ATGACTGATTTTAAACCGATATTATTTAGTGCTGTACAACCATCTGGCAAATTAACTATTGGTAATTACATAGGAACAATGCAGTATTGGTCTCAAATGCAAAATGATTATCAATGTTTGTATTGTATTGCTGACTTGCATGCTTTGACTTCATTAAAAAAATCAAAAAACTTACAAAAATCTATATTTGATACGCTAGGATTTTATTTGGCTTGTGGATTAGATCCAAAAAAAAGTATTATTTTTGTTCAATCTCACGTTTATCATCATTGTCAATTAAATTGGATTCTGAGTTGTTTTAGTCGATTTGGAGAATTACTTAGAATGACTCAATTCAAAAAAAATCGAAAAATAGATGGAAATAATTTTCAACATGTAAATGTTGGTTTATTTAATTATCCAATTTTAATGGCTGCAGATATTTTATTATATCAAACTAATTTAGTACCCGTAGGTAAAGATCAAAAACAACATTTAGAGTTAGCACGAAAAATAGCTTGTCGTTTTAATTCTTTGTATGGAAATATATTTAAATTACCCGCTCCTTTAATTAGAAATTTTGGTTCAAAAATAATGGCTTTGTTAGAGCCAAGTAAAAAAATGTCTAAATCTGATGTAAATAAGAATAATGTTATTTTTTTAATGGATGATATACCATCTGCGATGTTAAAAATAAAAAATTCTGTAACTGATTCAGATCTTCCTCCAAAAATATATTATAATACGCAGAAAAAATTAGGTATTTCAAATTTATTAGAGATTCTTTCAGCTACTACTAAAAAAACGATTAGTGTGTTAGAAAAAGAACTTGATGGTGTTATGTATTCTGAATTTAAAAAAATTGTTGCAGATAGTTTATCTAAATTTTTATCTAAATTACAAAAATCTTATTTCAGTTATCGTCTTGATGAAACTTATTTAAAAAAAATAGTTTTTGAAGGAGCAATTCAAGCAAAAATAAAATCAGAAGAAACCATAAAAAAAATACATTCTATACTGGGGTTAACAACTTTTTTTTAA